In one Thermodesulfobacteriota bacterium genomic region, the following are encoded:
- a CDS encoding bifunctional sulfate adenylyltransferase/adenylylsulfate kinase gives MSNTEINKPHGGSLVNLLVDEKRQTMLKDVAFNLSDITLDDRQLCNLELLTTGAFSPLNGFMTRADYESVLDRMRLQNGVLWPIPICLDISETKAKSIEAGQSVTLRDAEGFLLAIMEIEEIWPVEVEKEARQIFGTSDRLHPGVQQLYKKSGNFYIGGTLDVLSLPLHFDFKQLRLTPLEIRNIYQRMGWKRVVGFQTSQPVHRPQYELTLKAMQQAKANLLLLPIAGMTKPGDFDHYTRVRCYREVTRHYPPDSFILNLLPVTMRMAGPREALWQAIIAKNYGCTHFIVGHDHAGPGRNKNGKPFYKSSDSKKLTKAYSTEIDIEIISFNEMVYLPFEDEYRFADQVPQGSKTVSLTGSDIRERILTGREIPKWATFSEVVDELRKAHPLPHKQGFTVFLTGLSGAGKSTIAKVLYSRFLEIGDRPVSLLDGDIVRRNLSSNLKFTKEDRDINVRRIGFVASEITKNRGIAICAPIAPYESTRSEIRSTIECYGGFIEVHVSTPIEICEKRDRKGMYAKARAGLIKGFTGVDDPYEIPTSPELSINTIDITPNEAAQEILLFLGQKGFI, from the coding sequence ATGAGTAATACTGAAATAAACAAACCCCACGGTGGTTCTCTGGTAAATCTGCTTGTGGATGAAAAACGCCAAACCATGCTAAAAGATGTGGCTTTTAATCTGTCGGACATTACTCTTGATGACCGTCAGCTTTGTAACCTTGAGCTACTGACCACCGGCGCTTTTTCGCCACTAAACGGTTTTATGACAAGGGCGGATTATGAATCTGTTTTAGATCGTATGCGTCTGCAAAACGGCGTCCTTTGGCCCATTCCCATTTGCCTCGACATATCAGAAACCAAAGCAAAATCCATTGAAGCAGGCCAGTCGGTTACGCTAAGAGATGCGGAAGGATTTCTTTTGGCTATTATGGAGATTGAAGAAATCTGGCCTGTTGAGGTGGAAAAAGAAGCCAGGCAGATTTTTGGCACATCAGATCGGCTTCATCCGGGAGTGCAACAACTTTATAAAAAATCGGGCAACTTTTATATCGGTGGCACCCTTGATGTTTTAAGTCTGCCGCTTCATTTCGACTTTAAACAACTTCGTCTCACACCCCTGGAAATCAGAAATATCTATCAAAGGATGGGATGGAAACGTGTGGTCGGATTTCAGACGTCACAACCTGTTCATCGACCCCAGTACGAACTGACCCTTAAAGCCATGCAACAGGCCAAGGCAAACCTTCTCCTGTTACCGATTGCCGGTATGACTAAACCCGGAGATTTTGATCATTATACCCGCGTCAGATGCTACCGTGAAGTCACCCGTCACTATCCACCTGATTCTTTTATATTAAATCTCCTGCCTGTGACCATGCGAATGGCAGGTCCAAGGGAAGCACTATGGCAAGCGATCATTGCCAAAAACTATGGATGCACTCATTTTATTGTGGGCCATGACCATGCAGGCCCCGGTCGGAATAAAAACGGAAAGCCTTTCTATAAAAGCAGTGATTCCAAGAAGCTTACGAAAGCATATTCAACAGAAATCGATATAGAGATTATTTCATTTAATGAAATGGTCTATCTGCCTTTTGAAGACGAATACCGCTTTGCTGATCAAGTACCCCAAGGGTCTAAAACCGTATCCCTGACCGGTTCAGATATCCGGGAAAGGATTTTAACGGGCAGGGAGATCCCGAAATGGGCGACCTTTTCGGAAGTGGTCGACGAACTGCGAAAAGCCCACCCGCTGCCGCATAAACAGGGATTTACCGTTTTCCTAACCGGTCTTTCCGGTGCAGGCAAGTCCACCATTGCCAAGGTTTTATATTCCCGTTTTCTTGAAATCGGAGATCGACCGGTTTCACTTCTTGATGGTGATATTGTGCGCCGAAACCTGTCGAGTAATTTAAAATTTACCAAAGAAGACAGAGATATCAATGTTCGCCGTATCGGTTTTGTGGCCAGTGAGATCACCAAAAACCGCGGCATCGCCATATGTGCCCCTATTGCGCCTTACGAATCGACCCGCTCAGAAATACGGTCAACCATAGAGTGCTATGGCGGTTTTATTGAAGTACATGTTTCAACTCCAATCGAAATTTGTGAAAAAAGAGACAGAAAAGGTATGTATGCAAAAGCCAGGGCAGGACTGATTAAAGGATTCACCGGTGTGGACGACCCATATGAGATACCGACATCGCCGGAACTCAGCATCAATACAATCGACATTACCCCCAATGAAGCGGCACAGGAAATTTTGCTATTTCTCGGACAAAAAGGGTTTATTTGA
- the cobT gene encoding nicotinate-nucleotide--dimethylbenzimidazole phosphoribosyltransferase, producing the protein MEEKTMGTGRINLEEIIEGIRPVDEKWMEKANERTSQLVMPTRALGRLHDISEQICGICKTLKPSINHKAFLVMAADHGVVEEGVSAYPQEVTGEMIKTFLNGGAGINVLAAQVHAHVFVVDMGIIADLDPVSLNGKDRLFIHKIARGTSNLSRGPAMTREKAEQAILTGFRLATDLFNKGLDILGTGDMGIGNTTPSAAIGTVFTKTALEEMVGRGTGVNDEGLLKKQTAIQKGIEVNRPDSNDALDVLTKLGGFEIGGIAGCILAGAYHQRPVVIDGFISTAGALVAHALCPVVTDYIFAGHCSEETGHRAMLNYLGLKPILDLGMRLGEGSGGALAMGIIEGALKIFTDMLTFDQAGVSHKS; encoded by the coding sequence GTGGAGGAAAAAACAATGGGAACAGGAAGGATAAATTTAGAAGAAATAATAGAAGGTATTAGACCGGTAGATGAAAAATGGATGGAGAAAGCCAACGAGAGAACATCTCAACTGGTAATGCCCACCCGCGCGCTTGGAAGGCTTCACGACATTTCAGAACAAATATGTGGTATTTGTAAAACGTTAAAACCATCCATAAACCACAAAGCGTTTTTAGTTATGGCAGCAGACCACGGTGTGGTGGAAGAAGGTGTCAGCGCATATCCTCAGGAAGTCACCGGCGAAATGATCAAAACATTCTTAAATGGCGGCGCCGGTATTAATGTCCTCGCAGCCCAGGTTCATGCACATGTTTTTGTGGTGGATATGGGCATCATTGCAGATCTTGACCCTGTTTCTTTAAATGGAAAAGATCGCCTTTTTATTCATAAAATAGCCCGGGGTACGTCCAACCTGTCTCGAGGACCGGCCATGACACGAGAAAAAGCAGAACAAGCGATACTGACTGGGTTTCGCCTCGCCACCGACCTTTTCAATAAAGGATTAGATATACTTGGCACAGGTGATATGGGAATCGGAAACACGACGCCTTCTGCAGCCATCGGAACAGTATTCACTAAAACCGCCCTTGAAGAAATGGTTGGACGGGGAACAGGGGTCAATGACGAGGGTTTGCTAAAAAAACAGACCGCCATTCAAAAAGGAATTGAGGTAAACCGTCCCGATAGCAATGATGCTCTTGACGTCCTAACAAAACTGGGAGGATTTGAGATCGGTGGAATTGCCGGATGTATTCTGGCCGGGGCATATCATCAGCGTCCTGTGGTCATTGATGGATTTATTTCCACAGCCGGAGCGCTGGTTGCTCACGCACTTTGTCCGGTGGTGACAGATTATATTTTTGCCGGACACTGCTCTGAAGAAACCGGCCACCGCGCCATGCTGAATTATTTGGGTCTTAAACCTATTCTCGATCTTGGCATGCGTCTGGGAGAAGGCAGCGGCGGAGCGCTGGCAATGGGAATTATCGAAGGGGCACTCAAGATTTTTACCGATATGCTTACCTTTGATCAGGCCGGCGTCTCCCACAAGTCATGA
- a CDS encoding LbtU family siderophore porin: MKRLFVVTLSLIIAVFVVSGPAVCDEDGERWFENVTLSGAIEVEAGFEKIDYNDPATKDEDSSDIVIATVEAGIDAEIVKHVSGHLLFLYEEDDTDLEVDEAIISIKGEDVVPLYLNAGQMYVPFGNFESHMISEPITLELGETRESAVVAGFATDWLDISAGVFNGDIDEIGEDNKIESYVAGAVFTLPENTVSGFVLSAGGSYISNIGDSDSLQEDIESGPVTIRDYVAGYSAFISISALDRFFLNAEYLTAADEFAAGELSFDGGRKFKPSTWYAELAVSVIDDLEVAVRYEASDDGGDFLPEKRYGGAITYGLFENTSLGLEYLHGEFKNDDEIDVVTAQLAIEF; the protein is encoded by the coding sequence ATGAAAAGATTATTTGTTGTTACCTTATCGCTGATTATCGCAGTTTTTGTGGTTTCCGGGCCGGCTGTATGTGATGAGGATGGAGAAAGATGGTTTGAAAATGTTACTTTAAGCGGTGCTATCGAGGTCGAAGCAGGTTTTGAAAAGATCGATTATAATGACCCTGCTACTAAAGACGAGGATTCCAGTGATATTGTCATCGCAACTGTTGAAGCCGGCATCGATGCTGAAATTGTAAAGCACGTTTCCGGACACCTTCTGTTTTTATATGAAGAAGATGATACCGACCTGGAGGTGGATGAAGCCATTATCTCAATTAAGGGTGAGGATGTGGTGCCTCTGTACCTGAACGCAGGGCAGATGTATGTGCCATTCGGAAATTTTGAAAGCCATATGATCAGCGAACCAATCACACTGGAACTGGGCGAAACAAGGGAAAGTGCTGTGGTTGCCGGTTTTGCAACCGACTGGTTGGATATTTCCGCCGGTGTTTTCAACGGAGATATTGATGAAATCGGAGAGGATAATAAAATAGAAAGTTATGTGGCCGGCGCCGTATTTACCCTTCCGGAAAACACTGTATCCGGTTTTGTATTATCAGCCGGAGGTTCATACATATCAAATATTGGTGATAGTGATTCTTTGCAGGAAGATATCGAATCCGGACCGGTGACTATTAGAGACTATGTGGCCGGGTATAGTGCGTTTATTTCGATTTCCGCTTTAGACAGGTTTTTCCTTAACGCCGAATACCTGACAGCCGCTGATGAGTTTGCAGCCGGAGAGTTGTCTTTTGACGGCGGACGGAAATTCAAGCCATCCACCTGGTATGCGGAACTGGCGGTTAGTGTTATCGATGATCTTGAAGTTGCTGTGCGTTATGAGGCAAGTGACGACGGTGGTGATTTTCTGCCGGAAAAGCGATACGGTGGTGCAATTACATACGGTCTGTTTGAAAATACCTCACTGGGTCTTGAGTATCTCCACGGTGAATTTAAAAATGATGATGAAATCGATGTGGTGACCGCTCAACTGGCTATAGAGTTTTAA
- a CDS encoding sirohydrochlorin cobaltochelatase, with translation MKKNTTISIFVFVLVIAFCTVTLAGGYGHKQPMKKGILLVAFGSSMPEAQVSFKNIDKRVKKAFPGVPVRWAYTSHIIRHKLAKEGKNLDSTEMALAKMMDEGFTHVAIQSLHTIAGEEYHGLVQSAHAFGQMAGGFERILVGYPLLGKEDDLAKVTEVVIKNIPKNRKKKDAVVLMGHGTHHPGNAFYAAMMYHFQQKDPNIFMGTVEGAPTIDDIRAMLLKKKIKKAYLMPFMSVAGDHARNDMAGDEDDSWKVILTKAGIKCVPILKGTAEYDEIIDIWVAHLKTVLAHF, from the coding sequence ATGAAAAAAAACACAACTATTTCAATTTTTGTTTTTGTGCTTGTTATTGCTTTTTGTACTGTAACGTTGGCCGGAGGCTACGGGCACAAGCAACCCATGAAAAAAGGGATTTTACTGGTTGCATTTGGTTCAAGCATGCCTGAGGCACAGGTTTCTTTTAAAAACATTGACAAAAGGGTAAAAAAGGCTTTCCCGGGCGTGCCTGTAAGATGGGCATACACTTCACATATTATACGCCATAAACTGGCAAAAGAAGGCAAGAACCTCGATTCTACGGAGATGGCCCTGGCAAAGATGATGGATGAAGGATTTACACATGTGGCAATCCAGTCATTGCATACCATTGCCGGTGAAGAGTACCACGGGCTCGTACAGAGCGCCCATGCGTTTGGACAGATGGCAGGAGGATTTGAGCGTATTCTCGTGGGCTACCCACTTCTGGGAAAAGAAGATGATCTTGCAAAAGTAACGGAAGTAGTTATAAAAAATATCCCAAAAAACAGGAAAAAGAAAGATGCAGTTGTCCTCATGGGCCATGGTACTCACCACCCGGGCAATGCTTTTTATGCTGCCATGATGTACCATTTCCAGCAGAAAGACCCGAATATCTTTATGGGTACTGTTGAAGGTGCGCCAACTATAGATGATATTAGAGCTATGCTTCTTAAAAAGAAAATCAAAAAAGCCTATCTCATGCCTTTTATGTCGGTGGCGGGTGATCATGCCCGAAATGACATGGCAGGAGATGAAGACGATTCATGGAAGGTCATCCTTACCAAGGCAGGTATAAAATGTGTACCCATTCTTAAAGGAACGGCTGAATACGATGAAATCATTGATATATGGGTTGCGCATTTAAAGACAGTATTGGCACATTTTTAA
- a CDS encoding iron ABC transporter permease, producing the protein MAIKVQKKSSGLKKRLQKATRIQVLLLSAALCLIIVISTGMGYIHLSFLDVAKIIFAKISGQTGLLKEMDEILSVVVIEVRLPRILTAAIVGAGLAVAGAAFQGILLNPLADPYTLGVSAGAAFGACLAFFFNIVLFDNIFLGACSVPAFAFIGAIGTLFFVVYLSSARGGFSSNNLILSGIIVAAILSAGISFLKYVADEQVSIIIFWLMGSFVSKTWADVIMTLLFLCGGFLIIIFFARDLNLISLGSRTASSLGVHTKRVTLILLVTASMVTAICVSVSGIIGFVGLLVPHMVRFLTGPDNRKLIPVSMLSGAILLLSADTFTRAILPGEIPIGVLTALIGGPFFCYIFRKRQTARSGE; encoded by the coding sequence ATGGCCATTAAAGTACAGAAAAAATCATCCGGCTTAAAAAAAAGGCTTCAAAAGGCAACCAGAATCCAGGTATTATTGTTGAGCGCAGCGTTGTGCCTGATAATCGTGATATCCACCGGTATGGGATATATTCATTTATCATTTCTTGACGTGGCAAAAATTATTTTTGCTAAAATATCAGGACAAACCGGCCTTCTTAAAGAAATGGATGAAATTCTTTCTGTGGTTGTGATAGAGGTGCGTTTGCCGCGAATACTGACAGCTGCAATAGTGGGGGCAGGACTGGCAGTAGCTGGCGCTGCTTTCCAGGGAATTTTATTAAATCCACTGGCTGATCCATACACACTGGGAGTATCTGCCGGAGCCGCCTTCGGAGCCTGTCTGGCATTTTTCTTTAATATTGTCCTTTTTGATAATATTTTTCTTGGAGCCTGTTCCGTGCCGGCCTTTGCTTTCATCGGTGCAATAGGCACCCTGTTTTTCGTTGTGTATCTCTCATCTGCAAGAGGTGGTTTTTCTTCAAACAACCTGATCCTTTCCGGTATAATAGTAGCAGCCATTTTATCAGCAGGAATAAGTTTCTTAAAATACGTGGCGGATGAACAGGTTTCAATAATCATCTTTTGGCTTATGGGAAGTTTTGTTTCAAAGACATGGGCGGATGTAATAATGACATTGTTATTTTTGTGCGGCGGATTTTTGATTATTATATTTTTTGCCCGGGATCTCAATCTTATTTCCCTTGGAAGTCGAACAGCTTCTTCCCTTGGGGTGCATACAAAAAGGGTGACTCTAATTCTTCTTGTTACCGCATCCATGGTAACAGCTATTTGTGTTTCAGTATCCGGTATTATCGGATTTGTTGGACTTCTTGTCCCCCACATGGTGAGATTTCTAACAGGTCCTGATAATCGCAAGCTTATTCCAGTCTCGATGTTGTCAGGTGCAATACTCTTATTGTCCGCCGATACATTCACCAGGGCTATTCTTCCAGGCGAGATTCCCATAGGTGTATTGACAGCTCTGATCGGTGGCCCGTTTTTCTGTTATATTTTCAGGAAAAGACAGACTGCAAGGTCAGGTGAATAA